TCATTCCTCTAACAGCGAGAGTGAATGTTTCAAAAAGTTTTCCGGAGTATTTTTTTGACCAAAAAGCTTTAGAAATGGAAAATCTAATTAGAAATAAACAGATTGATAAAAAATCATCAGAATACAGCATGATAGCAAATGTAGCAAGAAGTTACAATTTAGACCAAATGGCACAGAATTTCATCGACAAACATGAAAAATGCAATGTTGTCAATTTGGGAGTTGGTCTTGAAACATCATACTATAGACTTAATAGAAAAAATTCAATGTTTATTGAAGTTGACCTACCTGAAGTGATTGAGTTAAGGGAAAAATACATTGATGTTGGAGAAAATGAAAAGTTCATTAAAGGAGATTTATTCAATCTTGATTGGTGTGATGAATTAGACAGCACTTTTCCAACATTAATGATAGTTTCAGGAGTCTTCCAATACTTCCATGAAAATGATGTGCTCAAGTTTCTCAGTGATGTTAAGAATATCTTTGAAAATGCAGAGTTGATATTTGATGCTACCAACAAATTTGGAATCAAATATACAAATTTCTATGTTAAACGAACAGGAAATACATCAGCAAGAATGTATTTTTATATAGAAGATCCCTATGAATTTGCAAAGAAAGCTAATTGCAAATTAATTGAATGTCGAGGCTTTTTTAAAGATGCAATTAATATTTTAAATAAAAAAGTAGGTTTGTTTACAAAAATTTCAATGAAAGTAGCAGATAATAGAAAAAATGCAATGATTTTACATTTAAAA
The uncultured Methanobrevibacter sp. genome window above contains:
- a CDS encoding class I SAM-dependent methyltransferase, with amino-acid sequence MSEYEGVEDTLFIPLTARVNVSKSFPEYFFDQKALEMENLIRNKQIDKKSSEYSMIANVARSYNLDQMAQNFIDKHEKCNVVNLGVGLETSYYRLNRKNSMFIEVDLPEVIELREKYIDVGENEKFIKGDLFNLDWCDELDSTFPTLMIVSGVFQYFHENDVLKFLSDVKNIFENAELIFDATNKFGIKYTNFYVKRTGNTSARMYFYIEDPYEFAKKANCKLIECRGFFKDAINILNKKVGLFTKISMKVADNRKNAMILHLKI